The following proteins are co-located in the Saccharomycodes ludwigii strain NBRC 1722 chromosome V, whole genome shotgun sequence genome:
- the RPA49 gene encoding DNA-directed RNA polymerase I subunit RPA49 (similar to Saccharomyces cerevisiae YNL248C | RPA49 | RNA Polymerase A): MNSKNNSTEIKVSAVHDEPACVIANFFKGFNAPRDTECKLYKKRKHVDIDDIEDSKQQPEYLLHGENERLEYDASSNNFEPSQYIVGIYNPKEKKIELYKAPFVSNATVIAKSKKYLSGPKIKQAKDVRASTMRNALGEAFGTKKAKKAIADLERNRVDATKLADNVIDIVDSVNIAVQNLPTRQQLDDNIERPIPACNVDATDVENVYPISSIIPKKEWQFIRCNSIMKETDLSLKLELLPYSKGQYITKKLGNFNSDTPMRKWQLLYYLSLLLGVYDNRRSHSKEKLLEKLNGPPDALVDGILDRFTILKPGVFGRSKDRSFVIDPQNEDKLLCYILCCILHLDNFMVEITPLAQELGMKPSRLVALFRTLGCIVKGATVSQAEAFNIPKSTAASYKIATLKVPFKLPEMARRGRRRQ, encoded by the coding sequence ATGAACTCAAAAAATAACTCTACAGAAATCAAAGTTTCTGCTGTTCATGATGAGCCAGCGTGTGTCATTGCCAACTTCTTTAAAGGTTTTAATGCCCCAAGAGACACTGAAtgtaaattatataaaaagcGTAAACACGTCGACATTGATGATATTGAGGATTCCAAGCAACAACCAGAATATCTCCTACACGGGGAAAATGAAAGGTTAGAATATGATGCCTCTTCAAATAATTTCGAACCATCCCAGTATATCGTTGGTATTTATAAcccaaaagaaaaaaaaattgaattataCAAGGCCCCATTCGTCTCCAACGCTACGGTTATTGCTAAATCCAAGAAATATTTAAGTGGTCCTAAGATTAAACAAGCCAAGGATGTTCGTGCTTCTACCATGAGAAATGCTTTAGGTGAAGCTTTTGGTACCAAGAAAGCTAAAAAAGCCATTGCTGATTTGGAGAGGAATCGTGTAGATGCCACTAAGTTGGCTGATAATGTTATTGACATTGTGGATAGTGTCAACATTGCTGTTCAGAACTTGCCAACTAGACAGCAATTGGATGATAACATTGAAAGACCAATTCCAGCTTGCAACGTTGATGCCACGGATGTTGAAAATGTTTATCCTATCTCCAGTATAATACCGAAGAAAGAGTGGCAATTTATCCGTTGCAACTCAATAATGAAGGAAACAGACTTATCCTTAAAATTAGAACTACTACCATATTCCAAAGGACAGTATATTACTAAAAAATTGGGTAATTTCAATTCAGACACACCAATGAGAAAATGGCAATTGTTATATTACCTATCTTTGTTGCTAGGTGTATATGATAATAGAAGATCTCATAGTAAGGAAAAATTgttggaaaaattaaatggtCCACCAGATGCCCTAGTAGATGGTATTTTGGATAGGTTTACCATTCTAAAACCGGGGGTTTTTGGTAGATCCAAAGATAGGTCCTTTGTTATTGACCCACAAAACGAAGATAAATTGTTGTGTTACATTTTATGTTGTATTTTACATTTGGATAATTTTATGGTTGAAATAACCCCATTGGCTCAGGAACTAGGTATGAAACCAAGTAGATTAGTTGCCTTATTTAGAACATTGGGTTGTATAGTCAAGGGTGCTACCGTATCGCAAGCTGAAGCTTTTAACATTCCAAAAAGTACGGCTGCTTCATATAAGATTGCTACTTTGAAAGTTCCATTTAAATTACCTGAAATGgcaagaagaggaagaagacgtcaatga
- the RAD50 gene encoding MRX complex DNA-binding subunit (similar to Saccharomyces cerevisiae YNL250W | RAD50 | RADiation sensitive), translating to MSSIYKLSIQGIRSFGADDRETIEFGKPLTLIVGTNGSGKTTVIECLKYATTGDLPPNSKGGAFVHDPKITHEKDVRAQVRFSFTSVNGLNMIVTRNIQLIVKKTTTTFKTLEGQLVTVNDQNERSTISTRAAELDTKVPLYMGVPKAILEYVIFCHQEESLWPLSEPSNLKKKFDEIFQAMKFTKAIDNLKVIKKDMGIDIKLLKQSVEHLKSDRNKSKVTKLNITTLQEKIKTYELQVQKFRTQLDEITEQSNKLFDSNQDFQNVLSKLESLRNSKISLQEQIETLTNTVDSPLNMGKSDLLKKLSNFTANLEAKKLQIENWKSNELSKRNANLNNLRLKYDELIKRDGELVSWEKNTNLKKEQLVQTIKIFKEEFDLENVSLDSLTTYYNKLNAEVGNLVEANAIELENSNRDISRLQNEQSIELQSIKYAITDKDKLSHEVAELNKKIANINYTESDIESIKENIRNYQEKLHEIEKRNSDNSFDQKINANKKELISLENEIDIVQQKIIDSNRQSDLMAQFSIIKEDFTSTKSKLAQKAADFKNHTELLKHLEFTIPSDDKMLCSTFKKKFITFADKAQTLSLIYREAQDNYNKSEYSYLSIQENLEEYDKQAQKLRSKIKSILPEDCTIDDYDTILQETEESCQTAVENLKMHKTTLEFNLKALQFANVKNCCYLCQRNFEDLHDKLKLVKELEKRTTSKFEETLKKQVNEEKAYLSDLRKAGPSLVSLKDLLSKIEMTKSEKNLIQEETKKLEALLKDKREQHERTQSLVKQITEVLKPLGEEIARLDAELEFISKKKNNIEKEVSIYQKNGPLETIQELQQKQTRINERGKKLRKEIDELQVLKDSNSKEFDKVCSLLRDNTFKQNEAEKSLVDKKNMELESVKKNDAIKSLTLKITEGESFVAKQTKHIQHLEIELSNKKVEFKAIENETRSIFDTFVKNKDLYINLKNDIHKFDTEGSVKLKHVKEQIEGLKKEMSHITDEIAEFNDKINAATRTLQDSINQEKNLKLNIDLLNLKDKLLSIEQEILKLDVQNAEAKKKEYQQESLRLRNMFEKLNAENAGKLGEIRQLENQIKALTDQLKTDYKDIDAKYEHEWVKLQAKTLVTDDIDTYSKALDSAIMKYHSLKMKDINRIIDELWKKTYSGTDVDTIMIKTDEISNTRGKSYNYRVVMYKQDAELDMRGRCSAGQKVLASIIIRLALSETFGINCGVIALDEPTTNLDEDNIASLAKALHNIIQYRRSQRNFQLIVITHDESFLNYMNASEFTDHFFRVKRDDRQKSQIEWVDINRITG from the coding sequence ATGTCATCAATATACAAACTATCAATTCAAGGAATTAGATCATTTGGTGCAGATGATCGTGAAACAATTGAATTTGGAAAACCTTTAACATTAATTGTCGGTACGAATGGTTCAGGCAAGACCACTGTTATTGAATGTTTAAAGTATGCCACAACTGGTGATTTACCCCCAAATAGTAAAGGTGGCGCTTTCGTCCACGATCCTAAAATCACTCACGAAAAAGACGTTAGGGCTCAGGTtcgtttttcttttactaGCGTTAATGGACTAAACATGATCGTTACTCGTAATATTCAACTAATTGTTAAGAAAACTACCActacttttaaaactttggaGGGCCAATTAGTCACTGTTAATGACCAGAATGAAAGGAGTACCATTAGTACAAGGGCTGCTGAACTTGACACTAAAGTACCGCTCTATATGGGCGTCCCTAAAGCCATCTTAGAATACGTTATTTTTTGTCATCAAGAAGAAAGTTTATGGCCACTTAGTGAACCATCtaatctaaaaaaaaaatttgatgaaATTTTTCAGGCCATGAAGTTTACCAAAGCTATTGATAACCTAAAagtcattaaaaaagatatggGCATCGATATTAAACTATTGAAACAATCAGTAGAGCATTTGAAATCGGATAGAAACAAAAGCAAAGTTACAAAATTGAATATAACGACTCTACaggaaaaaatcaaaaccTATGAATTGCAAgttcaaaaatttagaaCACAGCTAGACGAAATTACTGaacaatcaaataaattgtTTGATTCTAACCAAGACTTTCAAAATGTTTTGTCCAAGTTAGAAAGCTTGCGTAATAGTAAAATTTCATTACAAGAACAAATTGAAACACTAACCAATACAGTAGATTCGCCCTTGAATATGGGTAAATCTGATcttctaaaaaaattatcaaattttACCGCTAATTTGGAAgctaaaaaattacaaatagAAAATTGGAAATCTAATGAGTTATCCAAAAGAAATGCCAACTTAAATAATTTACGTCTAAAGTATGatgaattaattaaaagagaTGGCGAGCTCGTATCttgggaaaaaaataccaatttgaaaaaagagcAATTAGTACAAACcatcaaaatttttaaagaggAATTTGATTTAGAGAATGTTAGCCTGGATTCTCTGACTACGTATTATAACAAATTAAATGCTGAAGTTGGTAATTTAGTTGAGGCAAATGCTATTGAATTAGAAAATTCTAATAGGGATATATCCAGACTACAAAATGAGCAAAGTATTGAATTACAAAGTATTAAGTATGCTATTACAGATAAAGACAAGTTGAGCCACGAAGTAGcagaattaaataaaaaaatagccaACATTAATTACACGGAATCTGATATAGAATCTATTAAAGAGAATATTCGTAATTACCAAGAAAAACTTCACGAAatagaaaagagaaattctgataattcttttgatcaaaaaatcaatgcaaataaaaaggaattgATCTCACTAGAAAACGAAATTGACATtgttcaacaaaaaattattgattcTAATCGTCAATCAGACCTAATGGCTCAGTTTTcgataataaaagaagatttTACTTCAACTAAGTCCAAATTGGCGCAAAAAGCTGCTGATTTCAAAAATCATACCGAACTATTAAAACATCTTGAATTTACAATCCCATCTGATGATAAAATGCTCTGTtctacttttaaaaaaaaatttataacgTTCGCAGATAAAGCACAAACTTTGTCTCTCATCTATAGAGAGGCTCAAGACAACTATAATAAATCTGAATACAGTTACTTGAGTATTCAAGAGAATTTGGAAGAATATGATAAGCAAGCTCAAAAACTCAGATCTAAGATCAAAAGCATATTGCCTGAAGATTGTACTATTGATGATTATGATACAATTTTACAAGAAACAGAAGAATCCTGTCAAACTGCTGTAGagaatttgaaaatgcACAAAACAACTTtagaatttaatttaaaggCGTTGCAATTTGCTAATGTAAAGAATTGTTGCTATTTGTGTCAACGCAACTTTGAAGACTTGCATGATAAACTGAAATTAGTTAAAGAATTGGAAAAGCGAACAACCTCAAAATTTGAAGAAACTTTGAAGAAACAAGTTAACGAGGAAAAAGCATATCTAAGCGATTTACGTAAGGCAGGTCCATCGCTTGTTTCCTTGAAAGATCTACTCTCTAAAATTGAAATGACAAAATCGGAAAAAAATCTTATTCAGGAAGAAACCAAGAAATTAGAAGCCTTATTGAAAGATAAAAGAGAGCAGCATGAAAGGACACAGTCGCTTGTTAAACAAATTACTGAAGTATTAAAACCTTTGGGCGAGGAAATTGCCAGATTGGATGCCGAACTGGAGTTTATTAGtaagaagaagaataatATAGAAAAGGAAGTCAGTATATATCAGAAAAATGGTCCATTAGAGACAATCCAAGAATTGCAACAAAAGCAAACGCGGATTAATGAAAGAggcaaaaaattaagaaaggAAATTGATGAGTTACAAGTATTGAAAGATTCAAACTCCAAAGAATTTGATAAAGTTTGCTCATTATTAAGGGATAACACATTCAAACAGAATGAAGCTGAAAAATCCTTggttgataaaaaaaatatggaaCTGGAAagtgttaaaaaaaatgatgcTATTAAATCTTTAACACTAAAAATAACTGAAGGAGAGAGTTTTGTGGCCAAACAAACCAAACACATACAACATTTGGAGATAGAATTGAGCAACAAAAAAGTGGAGTTTAAAGCCATAGAGAATGAAACAAGGTCCATTTTTGAtacttttgttaaaaacaaGGATTTGTATATTAATTTGAAGAATGATATACACAAATTTGATACCGAAGGTTCTgtgaaattaaaacatgTTAAGGAACAAATAGAAGGgctaaaaaaagagatgTCCCACATTACTGATGAAATTGCTGAATTTAATGATAAGATTAACGCTGCCACAAGAACTTTACAAGACTCTATAAACCAAGAGAAAAActtgaaattaaatattgatTTATTGAACCTAAAAGACAAACTGCTATCTATAGAACAGGAAATATTAAAGCTAGATGTTCAAAATGCAGaagctaaaaaaaaggaatatcAACAGGAGTCGTTAAGATTAAGGAATatgtttgaaaaattaaatgcgGAAAATGCCGGAAAGCTTGGGGAGATTAGACAACTagaaaatcaaataaaagcGCTAACAGATCAGTTAAAGACGGACTATAAAGACATTGACGCTAAATATGAGCATGAGTGGGTCAAATTACAGGCTAAAACTCTAGTTACCGATGATATAGACACTTACTCCAAGGCACTAGATAGTGCAATTATGAAATACCATAGCTTGAAAATGAAGGATATCAACAGGATTATCGATGAGTTATGGAAGAAAACATATAGTGGCACTGATGTTGATACCATCATGATTAAAACAGATGAAATTTCCAACACCCGTGGAAAATCCTATAATTACCGAGTCGTTATGTATAAGCAAGATGCAGAATTAGATATGAGGGGTAGATGTTCTGCAGGACAAAAGGTGTTAGCATCTATTATCATTAGGTTGGCTTTGTCAGAAACATTTGGAATCAACTGTGGTGTTATAGCATTGGACGAACCTACTACCAATTTAGATGAAGACAATATAGCAAGTTTAGCTAAAGCATTGCATAATATTATCCAATATAGAAGAAGTCAGAGAAACTTCCAActcattgttattacaCATGATGaaagttttttaaattatatgaATGCCTCTGAATTTACGGACCATTTTTTCAGAGTTAAAAGGGATGATAGACAAAAATCACAAATAGAATGGGTTGACATAAATAGAATTACTGGATAG
- the MPA43 gene encoding Mpa43p (similar to Saccharomyces cerevisiae YNL249C | MPA43 | Multicopy PDC1 Activator): MKDIGIESKPLGVGLDLGSSAVRISLFDYENDNLLSTTSQKVAYYINDNDPCIFKYTQSTPEILCAIDQCFKNLKIDKFHQNIKSFGIAATCSMVVLNNNSEPYNLIPNNLGKIHDVIFWMDSSSVQECKEANKLIDSSEKDKLGGSGFIAEMAVPKLIRLFKFKKNVVVMDLHKYIAYIMCKKFNWSFKSLVDIPNKNGVAHDGELSGWSNPNILKLVDEAASRIGPVIDTDTKNVMNITSHIDCYTSWFSTFPKPDKSVCVVAGTSTCFLFASSRDNLVIPGVWGPFTNVFEKNNFDKDINVYESGQQTTASRQD, translated from the exons ATGAAGGACATTGGGATTGAAAGTAAACCACTAGGTGTTGGTTTAGATTTGGGATCTTCCGCTGTACGaatttcattatttgactatgaaaatgataatttattaagCACCACTTCACAAAAGGTTGCATATTACATAAATGACAATGACCCATGCATTTTCAAATACACTCAATCGACTCCAGAGATCCTTTGTGCTATAGAtcaatgttttaaaaatttaaaaattgacaAATTTCATCagaatattaaaagttttggTATAGCTGCAACATGCTCCATggttgttttaaataataattcggAACCATATAACTTAATACCAAATAATCTTGGGAAAATACATGATGTGATATTCTGGATGGATTCTAGCAGTGTCCAAGAATGTAAGGAAGCGAATAAATTGATAGATTCTTCTGAAAAGGATAAGTTGGGCGGGTCAGGTTTCATAGCGGAAATGGCAGTACCAAAACTTATTCGTCTGTTTaaatttaagaaaaatgtTGTGGTCATGGACTTACATAAGTATATTGCCTATATAATGTGCAAAAAATTCAACTGGTCCTTCAAATCATTAGTTGACATCCCCAACAAAAATGGGGTAGCTCATGATGGTGAATTGTCAGGTTGGTCaaatccaaatattttgaaattagtTGACGAGGCGGCAAGCCGTATTGGACCTGTCATTGATACCGATACTAAGAATGTAATGAATATAACATCGCACATAGATTGCTACACAAGTTGGTTTTCCACTTTCCCAAAACCTGACAAGTCAGTATGTGTGGTTGCTGGGACTTCTacttgttttttatttgccTCTAGCAGGGATAATCTAGTCATTCCTGGAGTTTGGGGCCCTTTCACAAATGTTTTCgagaaaaataactttGATAAGGATATCAATGTATATGAATCGGGACAACAAACAACTG CTTCACGTCAAGATTAA